A region of Streptomyces sp. TG1A-60 DNA encodes the following proteins:
- a CDS encoding MarR family transcriptional regulator, with protein MSTAGDIANTAGAAPGPSLLLDDQLCFALYAASRAVTARYRPLLDELGLTYPQYLVMLVLWEQDSISVRDLGAALHLESSTLSPLLKRLEAGGLLRRERRQDDERSVAILLTASGAQLKDRARNVPVDIGQALGLTPEQHTMAQQLLRLLTANVDQG; from the coding sequence GTGAGTACAGCCGGCGACATCGCGAACACGGCCGGAGCGGCACCGGGACCCAGCCTGCTCCTCGACGACCAGCTCTGCTTCGCCCTGTACGCCGCCTCACGCGCGGTCACGGCCCGGTACCGCCCGCTGCTCGACGAGCTGGGGCTGACCTATCCGCAGTACCTGGTCATGCTGGTCCTCTGGGAACAGGACTCGATCTCCGTACGCGACCTGGGGGCCGCGCTCCACCTGGAGTCCAGCACCCTCTCCCCGCTCCTGAAGCGCCTGGAGGCCGGTGGGCTGCTCCGCCGCGAACGCCGTCAGGACGACGAGCGCTCCGTCGCCATCCTCCTCACCGCATCCGGGGCCCAGCTCAAGGACCGGGCCCGGAACGTCCCCGTGGACATCGGCCAGGCCCTGGGGCTGACCCCCGAACAGCACACCATGGCCCAGCAGTTGCTGCGCCTGCTCACAGCGAACGTGGATCAGGGCTGA